The following are encoded in a window of Campylobacter concisus ATCC 51562 genomic DNA:
- the argH gene encoding argininosuccinate lyase, whose amino-acid sequence MKEEKNVHKKMWEGRFSEASSKLLEEFNASINFDKNLFEEDIAGSKAHAKMLGVCGILKKDESEAIIKGLDEVLSEIRAGKFEFKLEDEDIHMAVEKRLSQIIGAELGGRLHTARSRNDQVALDFKFYVLKKNLEISSLIKELIATLTNLAKNHKDTLMPGYTHLQHAQPVSLSYHLLAYAFMFKRDFERFVSSYERNNLSPLGSAALAGTPHKIDRTIVASELGFAGCTRNAMDSVSDRDFALEILFNISVFMTHASRLCEELILWSSQEFGFISISDAYSTGSSIMPQKKNPDVAELIRGKTGRVNGNLVALLTTMKGLPLAYNKDMQEDKEGVFDSVSTILSSAIILNEMIKTAKFNEKNMLKATKTGHLSATDLADYLVREKNIPFRTAHFITGKAVAKAESLGLDLSELNEEQLKSVDENLDANAIKFLDLHASKEARCSQGGTANKSVDEQIEILDYWLKKKEL is encoded by the coding sequence ATGAAAGAAGAGAAAAACGTACACAAAAAGATGTGGGAGGGCAGATTTAGCGAGGCTAGCTCGAAGCTACTTGAGGAATTTAATGCTTCTATAAATTTTGATAAAAATCTTTTTGAAGAAGATATCGCTGGAAGTAAGGCTCACGCAAAGATGCTTGGGGTTTGCGGAATTTTGAAAAAAGATGAGTCAGAGGCGATCATAAAGGGGCTTGATGAGGTTTTATCTGAGATAAGAGCAGGTAAATTTGAGTTTAAGCTAGAAGATGAAGATATACACATGGCAGTTGAGAAGCGCCTTAGCCAGATCATCGGCGCCGAGCTTGGAGGCAGACTGCACACAGCCAGAAGCAGAAACGACCAAGTTGCGCTTGATTTTAAATTTTACGTATTGAAGAAAAATTTAGAAATTTCATCTCTCATCAAAGAGCTCATCGCCACGCTTACAAATTTGGCAAAAAACCACAAAGATACGTTAATGCCAGGCTACACACATCTTCAGCACGCTCAGCCAGTAAGCCTTAGCTATCACTTGCTAGCATATGCATTTATGTTTAAAAGAGATTTCGAGCGTTTTGTTAGCTCATATGAGCGAAACAACCTAAGTCCGCTTGGTTCAGCAGCCCTTGCAGGCACTCCTCATAAGATAGATAGAACTATCGTTGCAAGTGAGCTTGGCTTCGCAGGTTGCACGCGAAATGCGATGGATAGCGTGAGCGACCGTGATTTTGCGCTTGAGATTTTATTTAACATTAGCGTTTTTATGACGCACGCTTCTAGGCTTTGCGAGGAGCTCATACTTTGGAGCTCGCAAGAATTTGGCTTTATAAGCATTAGCGATGCTTATAGCACAGGAAGTTCCATTATGCCTCAAAAGAAAAATCCAGACGTCGCTGAACTCATACGCGGCAAAACGGGGCGTGTAAATGGAAATTTGGTAGCGCTACTAACTACGATGAAAGGTCTGCCACTTGCTTATAATAAAGATATGCAAGAAGATAAAGAGGGTGTGTTTGACAGTGTCTCAACCATTTTAAGCTCGGCTATCATCCTAAATGAGATGATAAAAACGGCTAAATTTAATGAAAAGAATATGCTAAAAGCTACAAAAACTGGCCATCTAAGTGCGACTGATTTGGCGGATTATCTAGTGCGTGAAAAAAACATCCCATTTAGAACAGCACATTTTATCACAGGCAAAGCTGTCGCAAAAGCTGAAAGTTTGGGCCTTGATTTGAGTGAACTAAACGAAGAGCAGCTAAAAAGTGTGGATGAAAATTTAGATGCAAATGCTATTAAATTTTTAGATCTTCATGCTTCAAAAGAGGCACGTTGTTCGCAGGGCGGCACGGCAAATAAAAGCGTTGATGAGCAGATAGAAATTTTGGACTACTGGCTTAAGAAAAAAGAGTTATAA